The sequence CGCCGGGGACGTTCGAAGCCTTCACGCGTGAAAAAGTCAGAGGGGGGAGGCAGACGGTTGTTCTCACTCACCGTGGCATTTCAGCTCGTTCTGGGAGTCCTCGCGTTTGTCTAGTTTGGCTTTCCCGTCGTCCTGCTCGAGCTTTGGCCTGAAGCTTTCGTTAGCCGCGTTGCTCTCCTGTTTGGGGGTGTGATGCGGGGAAGAGACGCTGGTGCTGTAAGGTGCACAAGCCGCCAGCGGTTTGCTGTCTCCCAAAATGTCTTTAATGAGAAAGGAAGAAGTGGAAGTCCTGGGGGCAGAGCTGCCCGAAcccagcggcggcagcggcggctggGGCGATTGCTGCaaactttgctgctgctgctgctttggctgCTGCGGATGCTGGCCGTGATGAAGGTGGTGATGCTGTGGAGGGAGGCCGTCTGGCGCCAGATGCTGCTCAGGGTGCTCCGCGGTGACCGAGATGGGCGAGGAGGGAGCCGTCCCTACAGTGTCAATTTCCGAACAGGGGGAAGGGGTCTCTTGGTTGCGGAAATCCGCCGCCCTGGCCTCGCCGTGGGCCGCTCGAAAGTCTCCGTTCATCATGCCCGGGCTGCCGGACCTGGGATTAGACAAAATCGTGTCTATTCCAAAACTGGAGCCGCTAGATCCTTCCATGGTGGCCGTTCCAAGAGGCGCCTTCAATCATCCCCCAGTCCTCGCCAACGCGGTATTTTGCGCCGACGGGGTTTTGCAGGGGGTGGCGGTGGCGTGGCGGTGGCCGTGAGGGAGTGGAATCTAGAAGATCGATCGGTACCCCGATTTGAAAACAAACAATCGAAGCGATCGATCCTGGACGAATTGGGAGCCCACGAGGAATGGATGTCTAAGGCCAAAATTTAaacggggaaggagaggggggatggGAGGACGAGGCAGAGCGTTGATGGCGACGATGCGGACATGAGCAAGACACAAAacgagaggttttttttttaaagcaaggaaagcaaggagaaggagggagagagaagttgTGAAAGAAATCTGGAGAAAGACGCCCGATCTGCACCCTCTGGAAGTGCTGGGATCTTTCTCACCCAGCCCTTCGCGCCACACACTCcaagcccccccccacacacacataaacgCTCCCCACCCCTGAATCCGGGCACACGTGCTTGGCGTATTGTTCAAGGGGCTCTAACGGAGAGTGGCCGCGATCGCCCGGGTAGACTAGACGGTATCGCCTGGCGCTGCGGTGGTGAAAGCGCCCGGGCGCAGAGACGAAGAAGAAGGGGGCTGAGAAGACAGACGGGGGCTGCCTGGTGGTGCGCCGCCGCGATCGCCCAGCCTCTGCCTCTCGCTCGCCTGCTCGCTAGCTCGCCTGCGCCCAGGAGTTATTGAACTTTCTTGGAAAGTTGAGGCGTGGTGCAGGAGGCGGAGGAGGAGACGCCAAGCCGCGGCCACTGCCTGCCTCTGCCTCGCGCCAGCCCGCTCCGCTCGGGCTCCTGCGACTCCGTCCGTGACGTCACAGCCATTGCCAGCCGCCTCCTTTCAGTTTATTATAAACCCTCCAAGAGGGTTCggggttgtgttttgttttgttttttgtttttttaataaaaaaaaatattttttttggtcCGCCGTAAAGTAGAAGGCCCCGATTGGCGGCCAGAACGGCCGAACCTGACGTTCAGCAGTTGGCAGCCAATTAGAGTGGAGAAAGGCTGGAGAAGgtgcggggaggggaggggatggaggaggaggaggaggagggac comes from Rhineura floridana isolate rRhiFlo1 chromosome 6, rRhiFlo1.hap2, whole genome shotgun sequence and encodes:
- the BARHL2 gene encoding barH-like 2 homeobox protein, whose product is MEGSSGSSFGIDTILSNPRSGSPGMMNGDFRAAHGEARAADFRNQETPSPCSEIDTVGTAPSSPISVTAEHPEQHLAPDGLPPQHHHLHHGQHPQQPKQQQQQSLQQSPQPPLPPLGSGSSAPRTSTSSFLIKDILGDSKPLAACAPYSTSVSSPHHTPKQESNAANESFRPKLEQDDGKAKLDKREDSQNELKCHGAKEEGDREISSSRDSPPVRAKKPRKARTAFSDHQLNQLERSFERQKYLSVQDRMDLAAALNLTDTQVKTWYQNRRTKWKRQTAVGLELLAEAGNYSALQRMFPSPYFYHPSLLGSMDSTTAAAAAAAMYSSMYRTPPAPHPQLQRPLVPRVLIHGLGPGGQPALNPLSNPIPGTPHPR